Sequence from the Rhizobium tumorigenes genome:
TAGGTCGGTCCGAACCTCGGGTTCGTCGATGTGGAGTTGCGGCTCCGTGCCCTGTTGAAGAATGATGCCTGAGAACGACCGCGCCGACCAGATCAGCGAATCCGTGCCGCCGCTGATGGCATAATGGTTCGAAAGATAGAGGATGTCGCCGCAATTATCGGTGGTGCCGCCACCACGTCCGAAGACGACGGCCGTCTCGAAGCCATGCGACCGCATGTTTTCCAGCACGCTGTCCCACCGGCTTTGATATTCGTGCAGCGGGAAATATCGGCTCATCGTCAAACTCCAGTCGGCGGATCGTGGCCAAGCGCCGGTTGCCGCCTTGCAGATCCTACGCATTCGAGGCGGCGGCGGATTTGCAAAATGACCGAACTTCACGCTTACGAAAATTTCGGTACACCAAGCGTGTTCCCAAGTCAAATGTCGGGTCGTCCGCAAATGATTATTTAATGGGCCAGATGAAATTTTAATCAATCAGAACAGTCTGATGACGCATCGGCTGGTAAATGTATGAAATCAGTTCTTGAATTCCAGCGGTATACTGAATACCCTTCTTGTGGGCGGTGAGGCAAAGACAATCCTGGCAAGAGGCTTAGAGCCGTTTCCGGGTGAGAGTATTGGGTAACCGAACGATGACAGACATTTCCGAGATCGCACCCTCTGGCCAAGCTATGACGCCCTCCACAACGCCGCTTCTGGTCCTCAAGGACATCAGAAAGAGCTTTGGCGACAACGAGGTCCTGAAGGGTGTTTCGCTTGCGGTCGAGCCCGGTGAGGTTGTTTCGATCATCGGCGCCAGCGGCTCCGGCAAAAGCACTTTCCTGCGCTCGATCAACGGTCTCGAGATGCCGCAGTCCGGCTTTCTGAAATTCGAGGAACTGTCCTTCGATTTCCGCACGGAATCGCGTTTCCTTCCCACGCCGGCGCAGATGCAGTCGTTGCGGACGCGTGTCGGCATGGTCTTCCAGAGCTACAATCTCTGGCCGCACATGACGGTGCTCGAAAACGTCATCCACGCACCGATGAAACTGCTGAAGCTTCCCAAGGCCCAGGCCGTCGAAGAGGCGGAGGCACTGCTGTCGCGCATCGGTCTCTATGACAAGCGCCACAGCTATCCGTCGCGGCTTTCTGGCGGCCAGCAGCAGCGCGTCGCCATTGTCCGGGCGCTGGCCATGAAACCGCGTCTGATGCTGTTCGACGAGGTCACCTCGGCCCTCGACCCCGAACTGGTGCATGAGGTTCTGGTGCTGATGGCCTCGCTTGCCGCCGAGGGCATGACGATGC
This genomic interval carries:
- a CDS encoding amino acid ABC transporter ATP-binding protein, translated to MTDISEIAPSGQAMTPSTTPLLVLKDIRKSFGDNEVLKGVSLAVEPGEVVSIIGASGSGKSTFLRSINGLEMPQSGFLKFEELSFDFRTESRFLPTPAQMQSLRTRVGMVFQSYNLWPHMTVLENVIHAPMKLLKLPKAQAVEEAEALLSRIGLYDKRHSYPSRLSGGQQQRVAIVRALAMKPRLMLFDEVTSALDPELVHEVLVLMASLAAEGMTMLLVTHEIAFARDVSSRVLFFDKGVIAEAGSRDILRNPESDRLRQFLHRILHDGLAYGAAPAETVEGA